The following coding sequences lie in one Halorhabdus rudnickae genomic window:
- a CDS encoding phosphatase PAP2 family protein — MTATAVEAAGWFGVSLVSLLGDPLVIVGLGIVVYFFGDWLPVIGDRLDADRGALLFASIVGAMALSITLKTGFALERPPGAADLPGASGMPEFIEGLYTRIVGPGGYAFPSGHATAAAVGWLGLALAFRKQKRNRPLVLAGGIVAAIAASRVALGVHRPIEVVVGTAVGLAYLLVVFEVLERPRGAFGLAGLIGTFSPVVIELSGDGLLAVGVALGTAIGAAGIRQRDGGRWMQAGLATAAVVVVTAATFVRTGGSETLVALVGLVAGALVVTVRRSIHGVENE; from the coding sequence GTGACCGCGACAGCCGTCGAGGCAGCTGGCTGGTTCGGCGTCTCGCTGGTGTCGCTGCTCGGCGATCCGCTGGTGATCGTCGGCCTCGGGATCGTCGTCTACTTCTTCGGGGATTGGTTGCCAGTGATCGGCGACCGACTCGACGCCGACCGCGGTGCCCTGCTGTTCGCGTCGATCGTCGGCGCGATGGCGCTGTCGATCACGCTGAAAACGGGGTTCGCACTCGAGCGACCGCCGGGCGCGGCCGACTTGCCCGGCGCTTCGGGAATGCCCGAGTTCATCGAGGGACTGTACACCCGGATCGTCGGGCCGGGGGGTTACGCCTTCCCGAGTGGCCACGCCACGGCGGCGGCGGTCGGCTGGCTCGGCCTCGCGTTGGCGTTTCGAAAGCAGAAGCGTAACCGGCCACTTGTGCTCGCCGGAGGTATAGTCGCCGCGATCGCCGCCTCGCGGGTCGCACTCGGCGTCCACCGACCGATCGAAGTCGTTGTCGGGACCGCCGTCGGGCTGGCATACCTCCTGGTCGTGTTCGAGGTTCTGGAACGCCCCCGAGGCGCGTTCGGTCTTGCGGGCTTGATCGGCACATTCAGCCCCGTCGTGATCGAATTGTCCGGCGACGGTCTGCTGGCCGTGGGCGTCGCCCTCGGTACAGCTATCGGAGCGGCGGGAATCCGACAGCGTGATGGGGGAAGATGGATGCAGGCAGGCCTAGCAACCGCGGCGGTCGTGGTGGTGACCGCCGCCACGTTCGTCCGAACCGGCGGCAGCGAGACACTGGTCGCCCTCGTCGGGCTCGTCGCCGGCGCGCTTGTCGTGACTGTTCGTCGGTCAATACACGGCGTCGAAAACGAGTGA